GGTAACTTGGGTGAACAGACCCTGTGATTAAAGACTGGTACAAATCTAAATGATAGAGATTCTACAAATCCGATTTTATTATTCGAAGTGAGAAAGCaggctgatgacaccactgccTGATGACATCTGTGAAACCCGACCCCAGCGCTCAGTGGCACACTGGGGGCTTCTGTACACAGGTACTTCCTGTATGCGGAGATAGGATTATAAGAGATGGAACACACCCCATCAATCCCAGAATCGAGTCATCAGATTTGATGGATAGGTCTGTTAGGCAGGATGAGCTGATCAATGCCCTCCGCCCGgcccttcaaacacacacagtgccactgagagagggagaggcctCAGTCATACACAGAGTAATCAAGCACACAAAAGGAAATGCAGATAACTTGTTGCTATGACgactgcagctgcagcatgacAGACATCCACTCTGACAGAGTTTTAAATAGAAGTGGCTTTACAAATACAGGGAAACTTGATAATGCTTTGCGGCAGGTGCTTCCTAATAACCACCAGTAGCAACATTACCAGTTACCTGGTTAAAATGGAGGGCACAGCTGCGTTCCTACCTCACACTCATCAATTTCATGCATCCACATGCATGACCAGATCATATGTTCAGGCTCATATTGATATTCTCATGTTCCTCGTGTATTTATTCCCTTTTGCGCACTACTATATGATCCAGAGCACACGGATAGAGCGAATACCAAAGGTAAAACTGAGTTTGAGTCTTTTTGGATTGATGTGTCACTTTCTGTATGTGTCAGGGCAGCTGGGAGTCAGGGAATGACACCCCTCCTCTGTCCCCTGAAACACCACCCCCGCCTCCACCACACCCACCCTGGCTGACCCCCACCTCCCCCAGCCCATCATCATCAGACACCAGCAGCTGGCAGCCTGCCCCATTTAACTCCCTCCAGCACTTACTGGGCCTGGCTAATCACTGGTGCTCAGCACCAAGCATGGCCATCACACCTGCCCCCTTACTGGTGGGACAGTCCCATCTGGGACCTTGTGATGGGGAATATCTGATGGGGGGGGGTGCTCAGTGCACTGCGAACAAGGGAAGAGAAAACCAAGAAGTCAGTGATTGGGATCATATTGATGAGATTCATGTTGTGTTAGAACACAGGGAATGTGAAGTTCCAATCATCAAAACTTTAAGTACATAGAGGAAATGCTTTGTAGCACTAATGAATAACTGTGAAACAACGATAATGTATGCGATCCAAAGCCTTCCTGTGTACACACTTGGCTGTTCCCAGCAGCCATAACAACAAACTTTATAACATTTAGTCTCAATTAATCTCAAAGTTTTTGGCGAGATTTGTGAAATAGCTTTCTTATCCAGGtgcttttgatttttttttaaagcattgtATAGGTGACAATGAAGGGCGGAAagctgtgtggagtttgtgCTGAGATAAGCCTTCGTCATTAGCAGAGACCAGATGGTAGGTTGATCAGGCACATTGCTTTGCTACTCTGGTATCTGTCTTCCTCCTTAAAAACCAAATTCACAATCACACTGAGTGCAATGATTTAATCAGGTTAAGACTTGATAAAGACAAATGAACCTTGTCTGTTTATTTGATACAGTAAAAAAGTACAAAAGAGGACTGAGACAATGCAATATAACTACAGCTTGAACTGGGTCTTTTGAATGAAATCAAAACAAGAAAGTGAAACTGAGTTGGTTTTGCCCCAGTTCCCATCcgattgttttgtgttttttgaagtgaataaaatatgtttgcCATCACGTGCTGAGAGGAGAGTCAGTCAGAAACCATCTGTTGTTTCCCTTTAGTCCTAAACTCAAATAAGCAGTCAGATGGGGACGTACtcacaactcacacacaaacacaacactctGTCCAATCCGCGGTTATAATATAATTTGCCAGGAGCCCTACAGGCCCGGTGCTGGTGGTGGCCATTTATGAGGCAGATCATATGGTAGGGCTGCTTGTCAGCTTTGAGTTGGGAGCAGGCAGATGAAGATTCCTCTCCCCAGACAGGCGCTGACATAGAAAACTATATTTAGCTCCTGTCGTCCGTGCGTAAAGTGACGCTGGCGCAGACGCACGCACAGTCTGATTGTGGAGTGAATACTGATGCGCACCAGAAAACCGAACCACCACACTGTGTCCATCTTAAGATTGAATTATAAACACGCCGTTTTGATGAGACATGATGACGACAATATCTGCTCTGAGTAAGAAGTAAGCTGATTGTGAATCAATGGGGGAATACAATTTGAGTCCTTTTGGATTAAGGCTCGTCGTTTAATTCCAAATAAAATGCACTAACCATGCAATTTGCTGCAATAGAAAATATATGAGGGGAAACTATGCGTAGTAACCGATAGATCTCGCGCTGTGCACATCACTGACTGGTTTCCGAGCAGCAGGAACATGATGGACATTGGTGTGGGTCTCCGGCTCCTGGTGGAGGGTGTAGGCCTCCTGCACTTTATGAATAATGAAAGAATGACGTAAACAATGCGGTCCTCTCTGCAGCTCGAGGCGGACGCACCGGGGCGTGACGCGGCCGTGACGTAGCCGGAGCCGGGGATCTTTTAatccactgctgcagcagcaccagccgGTCACCGGAGGAGGGGGGAGCACAGGACAGCACAGGACGGGGAATGGACCGCACACACAGGCTAGGCTAGTCCCGCACACAAGGCCCGCACAGCTCGGTGTTCAGATGGAGGATCAAACCAGCGGGTAAAACAGATACGACACGACCGGAACGAGCCGACTCTTCTCTCGCAGGCCGggcccccctcctctctgtagcCTGCAGcctattcacacacaccctcctgtCAAAGAAACCCTCATTCAGCTGACATTAAACGTTGATTGGTTTATTCCGAGAGGAGGGTTCGCCGTGTGGTTGGATCCTGCGACTCGTCCTGCCGGTTCGCTTCGTCCTTCAGCTGCAGCGTCGCCGTGTCCTCCCTGTTCCTGTCAGCTGCTGCGCATCAGCAAAACATGCAGGATGAGCCTGCGGGGCTGACAATCACACAACGGCCCCCGTCACCCGAGGAGAAGGACCGCCGCACTGTCAGCAGATCCGGGAACCAGCCGAACCGGACCGACAGCCAGCCGAGCTGCTTCACGCCGGAGTACAGCCACCTGAACCAGGAGCGAGCCTTCCCCGATTTCGATCGAGGTCGTTTCTGCTCGCCCCGGTCCATCCGTGACCTTCAGCACCGCCGCAAAATACATCAGCTCTTAAGTCAGCAAGACGAGTTTAGCCCCGCAGTGTCGCCCCCACCCCCGGGTCTGTTCGGTCACCTGCCGCAGAGGCAGCTCTTCTCCGCTAACAACGACCCCGGCGACGCCGACCCCCGCGGCTCGCTCCTGGAAGAGGCTGAAGCCGATGCTGCGTCGCCATCGCCCACTTCCGTAAATCCACACACGATCCAAATGGAATCCCCCATCGCCCACCATATAAATAACGGCAATGGCTGCGGCAGCACCGGCAGCATGTTGTCCGGAGGTCTCGGCGCCGCGTTCCCGAACCTCCCCAGCCAGGAGATGCAGAGCGCCAACGGCGGCTCGTCGTCACCTTCCCTCCCCGGGTTCGGCCCCCCGTGGTCCGTCCAGACCAGCTCCTCGCCCCCTCCCGCACCCAACTCCATCAACCCCATCCACGCCAACGCCATTAACCAGATGCCCAACGCAGACTCTGACAACAGCTTCTACCCAGGTATCCCCTCCTCCATCAACCCGGCCTTCTTCCAGAGTTATTCGCCGGTGTCAGCTAATCCCTGCGCCGGGATTAATGTGCAGGGCTACAGCGGTCCTTTCTCGCCCCAGATCAACGTCCATCAGCAGCAGAGCCGCAGATCCCCGGTCAGCCCCCAGATGCATCCCCAACAGGGCGccttcctgcagcagaggaacaaCTACAACCAACATCAGGTGAGTTGTTAGAGGGATGGAGAAAACCCATGAAGGAGACAGGAGATTGTAGAAAGCTCTTTTATATCGTCCACCCCCAGTTCATGAGCCTAAAGGGCCTGAAACCCACAAAAAACGAATCCTTTCAACTATTTGTGATGGCCACCACTTGGATGCCTTCAGGTCAGGGAGCATCTTGTGACACTGCAGAGCCAAAACATAGTCTTATGAGTATGTGTCTGCCATTATGCAGCTATAGTCAAAAAGTTCCTTTTTCTCAATAATGCATTTGTCATGTCTGCTGCAACCGCTGAAGACACTACTCTttagacagagggagggagggctgcACAGGGGAACAAGGGAGCATCACTGAATCTAGCCGTTGTTCTCTGCTGGAAGCTGGCAGTGGGATGCAGTCACATGGCAGTGGACCATCCCTGTCTTGTGGCTCACTCAGTAGGAACACAAAGGCTTACAGGGGTTGGTGTGCTAAATGGGTCAAATGAAGACATCTAGTTACTtggtggtttgtgtgttggtgcgtGCATCTCTAGTGGCAGACAGTTGAGGGATCCTGAAGATATACccgtggcagcagcagctcccatGGAGGTTCAGAATCTGCGGTAGTCCTAGGGCGTATGTGCTCGCAGCCTTCGGCTTCAGGTTTCTCATGTGATTTGCACATTGGGCGTGTGAGTGAGCAAACACATGCAGCGTGTGACTGGGTGTGCTTAATGTACATCTGTGGTGTTGCTGTTTCCCTGACCTCTAACCCCTTGCTTTGATTACAAGTACTATATATTATAACCAGTCACATGGTGATACACATATTAAAGGTCCAACACAATAATAGGAGAAAAATGCAAGGAAATACAACAGAATAAACctgtatttttgtcattttgctcttgtttttagttttatatCATCTGTATTTGACACGTTAATGTAATATTTACATATAATCGTCCACCAGGGCTCCAAATCAGGGCTTTAAAACACCATAAAGGCCGTCTGACTTCCTACACAGATGTCAGCGAAATGAATATGTAGGATTACACTATATACTCATTATGGTAGAAACAGAGGGAAGATTGTGCTCTGTGCAAGATTTTCATGTGAAAGCACACAAGATTAAGCATGATACGATCGATGTATGATTAAAAGTGGACACAAGGTCCAGGtagagagtatgtgtgtgtgtaacttacACTGGTGGTGTTGCAGTGCACGGGATGCTTAGTATTAGTCTTAAAGCTCCAAATCTTCTTATCTACCCACCCGTCACTGGAGCAGATCAAGCTGGGCTGTGGCGGACAGGGAGAAAATGAAGTAGAGGCAGGACAGGATGAAATGGAAATATAAGTACTTCAAATCGACATGCTCTTCCTAACCTCCCGTCCTTCCACCCCCTCTATGTCCTTGTATTGATGTTTGTGAGCAGCCAATGGTGAAGCAGTCGCCCTggggcagccaccaggggaatGGCTGGGGCTCCGGGGGGATGTCCTGGGGCCGCGACCACCGCCGAAGCAGTGGCATGGCCGTACCTGGCTCGGTCAGTCACGTGTCGCCCCTGAAGAAGCCCTTCTCGAGCAACGTCATCGCTCCCCCGAAGTTCCCACGCACTGGGGGATCACTGGGGCCTAAGTCCTGGATAGAGGAGAACTTGTTCCGCACAGACGGCAACAGCAACACCTTGTTGCCAATGCAGGTATGTGTTTTGGGTTGATCGTGCGTCGGCGTGTCTGTCGTTTTTTGTAACATAATTGGTTTGGTGTgagtgttttggtttttgtgtAACTGTGTGAGATTCAGGGGCTTTTTAGGGCTGAAAGATCTAGTTACAGTAGCACACTCAGTTAAGACAAAGGGAATGAGTATTGTGTGGGTTTCTGTGTGATTAGAGCTCTGCGAGaaccatttaaaatataaaccaTAGGGAGTGAGGACCTTTGGGTAAAGTGAGGACATGTTGAGAAGGGATGTTTTAGGGTTAAGTTTAGCTTTAAGGATTAGGGCCCAGTTACACAAAAAATGTAGCAGTGGTGAATATTTGCCTCCAgttcacttccaatctgtgCGAGTGAGGAGGTGCATAAAGGTGTAAAAATCGTAGGGAGGCTTTGCGTGGAGTAAAACTTTGGTGAACATTGACCCGTGATATTCACATTGCATTCAGGTATGTATGATCATGCCCTTCAGGTTAGAATTTGGTTGAGGTTATGTGAGTGCTATGAGTGGCACATGCACAGGAGGAAGGTACGTGTGAAAAAAGTGTTCCTTATTCAAACCATATTTGGCAAGTTCAAAATgccaatgtaaaataaataaaatacactgttgttgtGAGTGTTTGAGGCAGGTAATGCATTATGCCCTcattgtgtgtgagggagagcgagagagtgagtgagtttcAATTGAGATCGTCTCTAGATGAAACCGAAACCAAGGGGTATTTCAGAGCTGTGGATTCCTCAGATGTATGTAGCAGTGAGTCGATGCAATTTACCATAAGAGGGACATTGTGATTAGCATTTCAATCAGGGGAGAGTTGGAACTGATTTGCTCTGCAGGTTACACCAAAGGTGTAACAAAATGGGGGCTGGGCTGAATTTATTATCAGGTTATATGTGAGATCTTCCTCAGGTAGCTTGGCCGCTGAagctctttgtgtttgcatCGTAAACGACCAGTATACTAATGGTTGGTAATAGTTGCTTGACTATAATTGGTGCCTCTACTCTCCTGCACTCGTGTCT
The nucleotide sequence above comes from Platichthys flesus chromosome 9, fPlaFle2.1, whole genome shotgun sequence. Encoded proteins:
- the cpeb2 gene encoding cytoplasmic polyadenylation element-binding protein 2 isoform X1 produces the protein MQDEPAGLTITQRPPSPEEKDRRTVSRSGNQPNRTDSQPSCFTPEYSHLNQERAFPDFDRGRFCSPRSIRDLQHRRKIHQLLSQQDEFSPAVSPPPPGLFGHLPQRQLFSANNDPGDADPRGSLLEEAEADAASPSPTSVNPHTIQMESPIAHHINNGNGCGSTGSMLSGGLGAAFPNLPSQEMQSANGGSSSPSLPGFGPPWSVQTSSSPPPAPNSINPIHANAINQMPNADSDNSFYPGIPSSINPAFFQSYSPVSANPCAGINVQGYSGPFSPQINVHQQQSRRSPVSPQMHPQQGAFLQQRNNYNQHQPMVKQSPWGSHQGNGWGSGGMSWGRDHRRSSGMAVPGSVSHVSPLKKPFSSNVIAPPKFPRTGGSLGPKSWIEENLFRTDGNSNTLLPMQDRTRMYDSLNMHSLESSLIDIMRAEQDPMKGRVGCPHPGADGLLMLNARSYGRRRGRSSLFPIDDNLLDDGHGNQGVPGVLGSPGGYPHQNGERIERFSRKVFVGGLPPDIDEDEITSSFRRFGHLVVDWPHKAESKSYFPPKGYAFLLFQEESSVQALIEACMEEDGKLYLCVSSPTIKDKPVQIRPWNLSDSDFVMDGSQPLDPRKTIFVGGVPRPLRAIELAMIMDRLYGGVCYAGIDTDPELKYPKGAGRVAFSNQQSYIAAISARFVQLQHGDIDKRVEVKPYVLDDQLCDECQGARCGGKFAPFFCANVTCLQYYCEFCWANIHSRAGREFHKPLVKEGADRPRQIHFRWN
- the cpeb2 gene encoding cytoplasmic polyadenylation element-binding protein 2 isoform X2, with amino-acid sequence MQDEPAGLTITQRPPSPEEKDRRTVSRSGNQPNRTDSQPSCFTPEYSHLNQERAFPDFDRGRFCSPRSIRDLQHRRKIHQLLSQQDEFSPAVSPPPPGLFGHLPQRQLFSANNDPGDADPRGSLLEEAEADAASPSPTSVNPHTIQMESPIAHHINNGNGCGSTGSMLSGGLGAAFPNLPSQEMQSANGGSSSPSLPGFGPPWSVQTSSSPPPAPNSINPIHANAINQMPNADSDNSFYPGIPSSINPAFFQSYSPVSANPCAGINVQGYSGPFSPQINVHQQQSRRSPVSPQMHPQQGAFLQQRNNYNQHQPMVKQSPWGSHQGNGWGSGGMSWGRDHRRSSGMAVPGSVSHVSPLKKPFSSNVIAPPKFPRTGGSLGPKSWIEENLFRTDGNSNTLLPMQDRTRMYDSLNMHSLESSLIDIMRAEQDPMKGRVGCPHPGADGLLMLNGRSSLFPIDDNLLDDGHGNQGVPGVLGSPGGYPHQNGERIERFSRKVFVGGLPPDIDEDEITSSFRRFGHLVVDWPHKAESKSYFPPKGYAFLLFQEESSVQALIEACMEEDGKLYLCVSSPTIKDKPVQIRPWNLSDSDFVMDGSQPLDPRKTIFVGGVPRPLRAIELAMIMDRLYGGVCYAGIDTDPELKYPKGAGRVAFSNQQSYIAAISARFVQLQHGDIDKRVEVKPYVLDDQLCDECQGARCGGKFAPFFCANVTCLQYYCEFCWANIHSRAGREFHKPLVKEGADRPRQIHFRWN